The nucleotide window TCCCCTCCAGCAGGCAGGCCTCAAGGCGGTCAATATCATCGCCGAGTTCGGCGCCGGGACGACCTACCCGTATTGGCATACCGCCGGCGACACGGTCGACAAGCTCGCGGCCGAAACTCTGAAAACCGTGGGTGACGTGATGATGGTGCTGATCCGGGAGGCGAAAGCGGTCAACTAAACCGCAGCGGAAAGGCCCGGTCTCCGAGATTTTCGGTTATGTCCGGCTCCTGATCTGAACGTAGATTGGGCCCATGACATCTCAAGAACGGACCGCCGTCATCTCGTTGCTGGTCGCTGCGTTGGTCGGGCATGGGATCCGTCTCTATGCCCTCGATGGGTCTGAAGCTGCCGGCGGGTTCACGCTCCGGTCGAGTGTCGCGGCCCCGTCCCTCGCCGAGCAGCGGGCCTGGGCCGCCAAGGCCGCTCGGCCCCTCGGTCGAGCCGAACGAATCGACCTCAACCGGGCCGGCGCCGAGGACCTGGCTCGGCTTCCCAAAGTCGGGATCCCCCTCGCTAAGGCGATCATCAAGCAGCGGGCGGTTCGCGGCGGGTTCGCCTCCATGGCCGAGGTCGATGCCGTGCCCGGGATCGGCCCAGGACTGCTGGTCGGTATCGCCCCCCATGTGACCCTGGGTGACACCGATCGGGTCCGGACGGCTCGGGCCGCCGAGCCGGCTCCGGTCCAGGCTCCGTTGGTGGTCGTTGGGTCGCCCAAAAAAGGCCGGAATCGGGGCGCGGCCGCGCTCCCGATCGGCCCAATTCGCCTCAACTCGGCCACTCAAGCGGAACTCGAAACTCTGCCAGGAATCGGCCCGGGACGGGCCAAGCGAATCCTGGCATATCGCAAAACCTACGGGCCATTCGCGTCGGCTATGGACCTCGGAAAAGTGCCTGGAATACCCCCAGCCTTGGTAACTCAACTGGTGCCACAAGTTGTAGTGCCGTGAGCGGATACGGGGTTTGGCACTGGTTTCGATCTAGGGAGTGCCCGGACCCCGATCAGGATGGCGCAATTCTTTGCCATTGGGGGGATCCCGGTACTACCCCAAGGAGGGGTCCGTAGACCCATGGCCAGCGTTGTAGCAGCCCCAGAAATTGGCGATCGCCTCGGTGAGATGCTCCTAACGGAGAACCTCCTCACCCGCGAGCAGCTTAGCCAGGCCCTGGCGGAGCAAAAAACCTCCGGTCATCGCTTGGGTTACATCCTGATCAAGATGGGGGCGTTGGCCGAGATCGAGGTGACTAAGGTCCTGGCCCGCCAGCACCGGATGCCGGCGGTTGACCTCTCCCAGTTTGAGGTCGATCCGAAGATCCTCAAGTTGATTCCGTCCGACGTGGCGAAGAAACACTGCGTCCTTCCGCTCAAACGGGAAGGCCGTACCTTGACCGTCGCCATAGCCGACCCGACCGATCACGGCCTGCTCCAGGACCTCAAGTTCATTACCCGGTTCGACCTCTTCCCGGTCCTCGCCGGCGAATACACCCTTCGGAACCTGATCGACAAGTACTACGAATCGGTCGAAGACACCCAGCAGGCCCAGCTCCAAGAAATCCTCAAGGACATGGAGAAGCTGGGCCTCACCGATGATCGCGAGTTGGCGCAGGACGAGGAAGACGAGAATGTCAGCCAGGCGCAGATCAACGATGCGCCGGTGGTCAAGTTCATCAACGGGATCCTGACCGACGCCTTCAATCGTGGGGCGTCGGACATCCACGTCGAGTGTTTTGAACACGAGCTCCGGGTCCGCTACCGGATCGACGGGGTGCTCCATGAGGTCATGAAGCCGCCAATCCGGCTTCGGGCGGCGTTGATCTCCCGGATCAAGATTCTTTCGCAACTGAACATTGCCGAGCGCCGGGTCCCCCAAGACGGCCGGTTGAAGCTCAAGATGGGCCCCAAGGTCATCGACTTCCGGGTCTCGACCTTGCCCTGCCTTTTCGGTGAGAAGATCGTGCTCCGAATCTTGGACAAGGGCAATCTCACCCTCGACCTCTCCAAGTTCGGCTTCGAGCCGAAAGCCGAGGGCGAGTTGATGAAGGCGATCTTGAATCCGTACGGCATGGTGCTGGTCACCGGTCCGACGGGTTCCGGTAAGACGACCACGTTGTACTCCGCCTTGTCCCGTATCAATACGATCGAAACCAACATTATGACCGCCGAAGATCCGGTCGAATACAACCTGATGGGGATCAATCAGGTTCAAGTTCGGCCCGATATCGGCTTGACGTTTGCCGCGGCGCTGAAGGCGTTCTTGCGCCAGGACCCCAACGTCATCATGATCGGCGAAATTCGCGATTTGGAAACCGGCGGCATCAGCATCAAGGCCGCCTTGACGGGCCACTTGGTGCTATCGACCCTTCACACCAACGACGCGCCGAGCACGATTACCCGGATGATCGACATGGGGATCGAGCCGTTCAACGTGTCGGCGGCGGTCAACTTGGTGGTAGCGCAACGGCTGGTACGGCGGATCTGCTCGGGCTGCAAGGCGCCCACCAAGTACCGGGACGAGGAGTTGCGGTCCATCAACGAAGACCTCGACATTGCCCGGGCGTTGCCGTACATGAAGGGTATCGGGTGCGACACCTGCGGCGGCACCGGATATAAGGGCCGGGCGGGTATCTACGAAGTCATGTCGATGACCAACGAGCTTCGGCGGATGATCCTCCGCGGCGCCTCGGTGGCGGAGTTGCGGGACCAGGCGGTGCTAGACGGCATGCTGACGTTGCGTATGGATGGGATCAAGAAGATCGAACGAGGCGTGACCACTCTCGAAGAAGTGGTCAAGGAGACTGCGTCATGAGCGAAGGCGCGCGTCGATTGGCAGACGCGGCGTTCGCGGGCGACGGCCGGAACCGGCTCAATCTCCGGTCACTGCTCCAGGAGATGATCGATCGGGAGGCCTCGGATCTTCACGTCACCGCAGGTGAGCGCCCCAAACTCCGCGTCGACGGCGACATCCTCGACTCGACCGTCGATCACATCATGACGCCGAAGGACACGCTCCAGCTGGCCTACTCGGTGTTGACTGAATCCCAGAAGAAGCGGTTCGAGCTCGAGAACGAACTCGACTTTTCCTTCAGCATCCAGAACCTGGTCCGGTTCCGCGGGAACGTGTTCAAGCAGCGGGGTTGCGTGGCCATGGTGCTCCGGATGATTCCGTTCTCGGTCCGGACCTTCGACGAACTGGGGCTCCCGCCGGTCATGGCCGAGCTGGCCGATCGGCCGCGCGGATTGATCCTGGTGACGGGCCCGACCGGGTCTGGTAAATCGACGACGCTGGCGGCGGTGATCGACAAGATCAACAAAGAACGGAAGAGCCACATCCTCACCGTGGAAGATCCGATCGAGTTCATCCACCGCCACCAGGGCTGCATCGTCAACCAGCGTGAGATCGGCACCGACACCAAGTCGTTTGCCACCGCGCTCAAGTACGCCCTCCGCGAAGACCCGGACGTCATCCTCGTCGGCGAAATGCGGGATCTCGAAACGATCGCGGCGGCCCTCACCATCGCCGAAACCGGTCACTTGGTCTTGGCCACGCTGCATACCAACTCGGCGGCGGAGTCGATCAACCGGATGATCGATGTCTTCCCCGGCAACCAGCAGTCGCAGATCCGGGCCCAGCTCGCCTTCGTGCTCGAAGGCGTCATTACCCAGACGCTGCTCCAGCGGAACCGCGGCAAGGGCCGGGTCATGGCTTGCGAAATCATGGTGGCGACTCCGGCCATTCGGGCCTTGATCCGGGACGACAAGAGTCATCAGATCTACTCGGCATTGCAGTCCGGCAAGAAGCACGGCATGCAGACCATGACCGATGCGCTCTATCAACTCTATATGAACCGCGAGGTGCCCAAGGACGAGTGCCTTCGGGTGGCTAGCAACCCGAACGAGTTCTTGCGGATGATTGGCGAGAAACCGATGGAAGAGCAAGCGATCGTGGCCATCCCGGGGCAGGGAAAAAGCGAGCGGGCGTAAGCCCGCCGATAAACCAGGTGAGGTCGCCGATGGCAGTCTTTGAATACACGGCCAAGAACACCACCAGTGGCCAAATCATGAAGGGGACCCTTGACGTCGCCGGGAAAGACAACGTCATGGCGTACCTCAAGAAGAACCGGATGCTGCTCGTGACGGTCCGCGAGCAGCCGAAGCAGATCACGTTCAAGATGCCGGGATCCGGCGGGGTCGGTACCCGCGATCTCGTCATTTTCACGCGGCAGTTCGCGACGATGATCAACGCCGGCCTTCCCCTGGTCCAGTCGCTGACCATTTTGGCAGCGCAGACCGAAAACAAGGCACTGAAGGACATCGTCAAGCAGGTGGTGTACGACGTCGGGGCCGGCAATACCCTGGCCGACGCGTTCCGAAAACACCCGAAGGCCTTCCCCGATCTGTATGTCAACATGGTGGCGGCCGGCGAAGCCGGCGGTATTCTCGACACCATCTTGCTCCGGTTGGCCACCTTTCTCGAAAAGAGCGATGCCCTGATCCGGAAGGTGAAAGGCGCGATGGTCTATCCGGCCGTCATCATCTCGGTGGCCGTCATTGCCATCGCGGTACTCCTCATCTTCGTGATTCCGACGTTCGAGAGCATGTTCGCCTCGGTGAACATGGAACTCCCGCTGCCGACCAAGGTCGTCATCGGCGCATCCAAGATCCTGACCGGGTGGTGGTGGGCCATTTTGGGCGGCGCCGGGGCCATCGGCTTCTTCGGACGCCAG belongs to Gemmatimonadota bacterium and includes:
- a CDS encoding helix-hairpin-helix domain-containing protein gives rise to the protein MTSQERTAVISLLVAALVGHGIRLYALDGSEAAGGFTLRSSVAAPSLAEQRAWAAKAARPLGRAERIDLNRAGAEDLARLPKVGIPLAKAIIKQRAVRGGFASMAEVDAVPGIGPGLLVGIAPHVTLGDTDRVRTARAAEPAPVQAPLVVVGSPKKGRNRGAAALPIGPIRLNSATQAELETLPGIGPGRAKRILAYRKTYGPFASAMDLGKVPGIPPALVTQLVPQVVVP
- the pilB gene encoding type IV-A pilus assembly ATPase PilB, yielding MASVVAAPEIGDRLGEMLLTENLLTREQLSQALAEQKTSGHRLGYILIKMGALAEIEVTKVLARQHRMPAVDLSQFEVDPKILKLIPSDVAKKHCVLPLKREGRTLTVAIADPTDHGLLQDLKFITRFDLFPVLAGEYTLRNLIDKYYESVEDTQQAQLQEILKDMEKLGLTDDRELAQDEEDENVSQAQINDAPVVKFINGILTDAFNRGASDIHVECFEHELRVRYRIDGVLHEVMKPPIRLRAALISRIKILSQLNIAERRVPQDGRLKLKMGPKVIDFRVSTLPCLFGEKIVLRILDKGNLTLDLSKFGFEPKAEGELMKAILNPYGMVLVTGPTGSGKTTTLYSALSRINTIETNIMTAEDPVEYNLMGINQVQVRPDIGLTFAAALKAFLRQDPNVIMIGEIRDLETGGISIKAALTGHLVLSTLHTNDAPSTITRMIDMGIEPFNVSAAVNLVVAQRLVRRICSGCKAPTKYRDEELRSINEDLDIARALPYMKGIGCDTCGGTGYKGRAGIYEVMSMTNELRRMILRGASVAELRDQAVLDGMLTLRMDGIKKIERGVTTLEEVVKETAS
- a CDS encoding type IV pilus twitching motility protein PilT — protein: MSEGARRLADAAFAGDGRNRLNLRSLLQEMIDREASDLHVTAGERPKLRVDGDILDSTVDHIMTPKDTLQLAYSVLTESQKKRFELENELDFSFSIQNLVRFRGNVFKQRGCVAMVLRMIPFSVRTFDELGLPPVMAELADRPRGLILVTGPTGSGKSTTLAAVIDKINKERKSHILTVEDPIEFIHRHQGCIVNQREIGTDTKSFATALKYALREDPDVILVGEMRDLETIAAALTIAETGHLVLATLHTNSAAESINRMIDVFPGNQQSQIRAQLAFVLEGVITQTLLQRNRGKGRVMACEIMVATPAIRALIRDDKSHQIYSALQSGKKHGMQTMTDALYQLYMNREVPKDECLRVASNPNEFLRMIGEKPMEEQAIVAIPGQGKSERA
- a CDS encoding type II secretion system F family protein; the encoded protein is MAVFEYTAKNTTSGQIMKGTLDVAGKDNVMAYLKKNRMLLVTVREQPKQITFKMPGSGGVGTRDLVIFTRQFATMINAGLPLVQSLTILAAQTENKALKDIVKQVVYDVGAGNTLADAFRKHPKAFPDLYVNMVAAGEAGGILDTILLRLATFLEKSDALIRKVKGAMVYPAVIISVAVIAIAVLLIFVIPTFESMFASVNMELPLPTKVVIGASKILTGWWWAILGGAGAIGFFGRQYYMTPDGRKMIDGAMLKAPVLGDLLRKSAVSRFTRTLGTLISSGVSILDGLEITAKTAGNRVIHDAVMQSRASIAGGETIAGPLEASKVFPPMVISMIAVGEQTGGLDEMLSKIADFYDAEVDVAVSALLSLMEPIMIVVLGVVVGGMVVAMYLPIFDMVNAVQ